A region of Pseudomonas sp. Marseille-Q3773 DNA encodes the following proteins:
- a CDS encoding Rieske (2Fe-2S) protein, translated as MHFLCTSQSLVEGQSRAFSVEGVELFGVRRLGQVYLYRNRCPHRGIPLNWAPDAFLDDSASLIHCAHHGALFLIEGGECVAGPCEGKSLEALGCHEDSQGIWFKV; from the coding sequence ATGCACTTCCTTTGTACTTCCCAGAGCCTTGTCGAAGGCCAGAGTCGCGCCTTCAGTGTAGAAGGCGTCGAGTTGTTCGGCGTGCGCCGTCTGGGCCAGGTTTACCTTTACCGCAACCGTTGCCCGCACCGCGGCATACCCTTGAACTGGGCGCCAGATGCCTTCCTCGATGACAGCGCCAGCCTGATTCACTGCGCCCACCACGGCGCCTTGTTCCTCATCGAAGGTGGTGAGTGCGTGGCCGGGCCTTGCGAAGGCAAGTCACTTGAGGCCCTTGGCTGCCACGAAGACAGCCAAGGTATCTGGTTCAAGGTGTAA